Proteins from a single region of Pseudomonadales bacterium:
- a CDS encoding M48 family metallopeptidase has product MPSAPAHHLYDDLTRLCRLVCFLVCFFVSSLIASKVYAPLSLASDFNLPELGSSSGSIVSEQQENALGQQWLRAFRRQAPIEEDALVFDYTEALIAKLAYFSDLRNKNLNLLMVDNSSFNAFAVPGNVIGINTGLFAYAESEDQLASVIAHELAHLSQRHFARTLERQKEDQWKNIAAMLAGILVLATVGGEEGAAAITAAQASTFGGRLKYSRLHEQEADRVGIATLSRAGMNPSAAAFMFQKLLVNTRYRQDIKEFSFMLTHPLTDSRVTDAFNQSRQYPQQQDRDSFHFHLIKNRLYALKQKPRQAIDYFSQQLEQQTFQNAAKYGLALSYLADQQLTKARPIIAELYRDSPHEVAYAQLFIELLSAEKKVEQAFSMAEQHLALHPGNYPLAKTLAELSISFRRPSMGREALYQIAASRGDSTTPDVWYLLAEMEGLAGNISQVHLNRAEYFASIGAYIQAIKHIKLAIPLLQADEDYQALAKAELRQDIFQKLDQQEIF; this is encoded by the coding sequence TTGCCATCAGCCCCTGCGCATCACTTGTATGACGATTTAACACGCCTATGCCGTCTTGTCTGCTTCCTTGTCTGCTTCTTTGTCAGCAGCTTGATAGCCAGCAAAGTCTATGCACCGTTAAGTCTGGCTAGCGATTTCAATCTGCCCGAACTCGGCAGCTCAAGCGGCAGCATTGTCTCTGAGCAGCAAGAAAATGCCTTGGGTCAGCAATGGCTGCGCGCGTTTCGGCGGCAGGCACCGATTGAAGAAGACGCACTGGTGTTTGACTATACCGAAGCTTTGATCGCTAAGCTGGCTTATTTTTCCGATTTGCGTAATAAAAACCTCAATCTATTAATGGTCGACAATTCAAGCTTCAATGCCTTTGCCGTGCCCGGCAATGTGATTGGCATCAATACCGGATTATTTGCCTACGCCGAATCGGAAGATCAACTCGCCTCGGTTATCGCGCATGAACTCGCTCACCTTAGCCAGCGCCATTTTGCACGCACGCTAGAGCGGCAAAAAGAGGATCAATGGAAAAATATTGCAGCAATGCTGGCAGGCATTTTGGTATTGGCCACGGTTGGCGGCGAAGAAGGTGCGGCGGCAATTACTGCGGCGCAAGCCTCAACGTTTGGCGGGCGGCTAAAATATTCACGACTGCATGAGCAAGAAGCAGACCGCGTTGGCATTGCCACCCTATCACGTGCTGGCATGAACCCAAGCGCCGCAGCGTTTATGTTTCAAAAACTGCTGGTCAACACCCGCTATCGACAAGACATCAAAGAGTTTAGCTTTATGCTAACCCACCCACTGACAGACTCACGCGTCACCGACGCCTTTAACCAGTCACGTCAATATCCACAGCAACAAGATCGCGACAGCTTTCACTTTCATCTTATCAAAAACCGCCTCTATGCATTGAAACAAAAACCGCGCCAGGCAATCGATTACTTTAGCCAGCAGCTTGAACAGCAAACTTTTCAAAATGCAGCAAAATACGGTTTAGCACTAAGCTACTTGGCCGACCAGCAATTGACTAAGGCAAGACCCATCATCGCCGAACTGTACCGTGACTCACCGCATGAGGTTGCCTATGCTCAGCTGTTTATTGAGTTGCTCAGTGCCGAAAAGAAAGTTGAGCAGGCGTTTAGCATGGCGGAGCAGCACTTAGCCCTGCACCCTGGAAATTATCCACTGGCCAAAACACTGGCCGAGTTAAGCATAAGCTTTCGTAGGCCCTCGATGGGTCGCGAAGCACTGTATCAAATTGCCGCCAGCCGTGGTGATAGCACCACACCCGATGTGTGGTATTTATTAGCCGAAATGGAAGGCTTAGCCGGCAATATCAGCCAAGTACACCTCAATCGTGCTGAGTATTTCGCCAGCATTGGTGCATACATTCAGGCTATCAAACATATCAAATTGGCTATTCCGCTATTGCAAGCCGA
- a CDS encoding sulfurtransferase TusA family protein: protein MPLLKTKLALNQLAAGDCLAVCTSDRGSMRDIPAFIAQTSHQLLSSLEQDKKFYFLIRKAG from the coding sequence ATGCCGTTGCTTAAAACAAAGCTGGCCCTAAACCAGCTCGCGGCGGGCGACTGCTTGGCCGTTTGCACCAGTGATCGTGGTTCTATGCGTGATATCCCTGCCTTTATCGCTCAGACATCGCATCAGTTATTAAGTTCGCTGGAGCAAGATAAGAAGTTTTATTTTCTGATTAGAAAGGCGGGGTGA
- a CDS encoding AI-2E family transporter yields MFSIFKKWSQAYFADEEAIGLLLIILVGLMTVLYFGHIMAPVLAALIISYLLLGLLNRLAQWMPDRLAFYLAYCLFIGICLSAILFVIPLIIKQFTALLVESPKIFSKLQEQVVTMQQQYPELLSXAQLDSVMQTVTQRVAEAGQGLLSLSLASLPNIFAIMVYGVLIPLLVFFFLRDRELILAWLAKLLPQKRPMMNAVWQEMNLQVANYVRGKAIEILFVGVASLVVFLMLGLNYAALLALGVGLSVIVPYVGAVAITIPVTLVAFWQFGITDQFWWVLIAYFVIQFIDGNVLVPLVFSEAVNMHPLAIILAVLFFGGVWGLWGVFFAIPLATLIKALLQAWPRGLDHKQEQAVAEHAE; encoded by the coding sequence ATGTTTTCGATTTTTAAGAAATGGAGTCAGGCATACTTTGCTGATGAGGAGGCTATCGGCCTGCTATTGATCATCTTAGTGGGCTTGATGACGGTATTATATTTTGGCCATATCATGGCGCCCGTTTTGGCGGCGTTGATTATTAGCTATTTACTGCTCGGCTTGCTTAACCGCTTGGCGCAATGGATGCCTGATCGGCTGGCCTTTTATCTCGCCTACTGTTTATTTATTGGTATATGTTTATCGGCAATACTGTTTGTTATTCCTCTGATTATCAAACAATTTACCGCACTGCTGGTGGAATCACCCAAAATCTTTTCTAAGCTGCAAGAACAGGTTGTTACGATGCAGCAGCAGTATCCTGAATTGCTGTCNGANGCGCAGTTAGATTCAGTGATGCAAACGGTCACACAGCGCGTGGCTGAAGCGGGTCAAGGATTGCTCTCCTTATCATTAGCCAGCTTGCCAAATATTTTTGCAATCATGGTGTATGGGGTATTGATCCCTTTATTGGTATTCTTTTTTCTTCGCGATCGCGAATTGATTCTTGCCTGGCTTGCCAAGCTGCTGCCCCAAAAACGCCCAATGATGAATGCTGTGTGGCAAGAAATGAATCTACAGGTGGCGAATTATGTGCGTGGTAAGGCGATCGAAATTTTATTCGTTGGCGTTGCATCGTTAGTCGTGTTTTTAATGCTTGGTCTGAACTATGCAGCACTGCTAGCGCTCGGGGTTGGTTTGTCGGTGATTGTGCCATACGTCGGTGCGGTCGCTATTACGATACCTGTGACGCTGGTGGCATTTTGGCAATTCGGCATTACCGATCAGTTTTGGTGGGTGCTGATTGCCTATTTTGTGATTCAATTTATCGACGGCAATGTGTTGGTGCCGCTGGTGTTTTCCGAAGCCGTTAATATGCACCCTTTAGCAATTATTTTAGCCGTATTGTTCTTTGGTGGCGTATGGGGCTTGTGGGGGGTGTTCTTCGCCATTCCGCTAGCAACCTTAATCAAAGCCTTGCTGCAAGCCTGGCCTCGAGGTTTAGACCATAAACAAGAACAGGCGGTAGCAGAACATGCAGAATAA